The Vicia villosa cultivar HV-30 ecotype Madison, WI linkage group LG1, Vvil1.0, whole genome shotgun sequence genome includes a region encoding these proteins:
- the LOC131624090 gene encoding uncharacterized protein LOC131624090 has translation MINFNISDDVVQTILILAKGHGLFKDSNPFRIMESEIVSAIKVSMVLNNILDDFKAYCAIMRKGMKGVLFNYDTGSAQGFGCTIEAELALKYKYRNVTRNFKLLKSFFYKIYNKQVSSRSIGKRKSTN, from the exons atgataaattttaatatttcagatGATGTGGTGCAAACCATTTTAATTCTTGCCAAAGGCCACGGCCTGTTTAAAGATAGTAATCCCTTTAGAATTATGGAATCAGAGATTGTGTCTGCAATAAAG GTCTCGATGGTGTTAAACAATATTCTTGATGACTTTAAAGCTTATTGTGCAATAATGAGAAAGGGGATGAAGGGTGTGTTATTCAACTATGACACTGGTTCCGCTCAGGGATTTGGTTGTACTATT GAGGCCGAGCTTGCCCTGAAGTATAAGTACAGAAATGTTACTAGAAATTTCAAGTTGTTGAAAagtttcttttataaaatatataataagcaGGTTTcttctagaagtattggcaaaaGGAAATCAACAAATTAG